A single Vibrio sp. YMD68 DNA region contains:
- the glgA gene encoding glycogen synthase GlgA: MATKKLSILFVASEVEGLIKSGGLADVAKALPESLQRLKQVVKLAIPAYSQIPNIEDAEVLIDTQLNSWPHTEYQVVSTEVSGVPVYAIRCEKYFSRKEMYAENNQAYTDNAERFAFFSAASLDMLPKLGFQPDIVHANDWHTGLVPYFLKVRHQADAFYQGMRSVISIHNAVFKGVFSYDELQSVPEFHSRHVPEAAVSDTHITMLKAGVMCADKINAVSPTYAEELKTELGSHGMSYEFNRRKDDLVGILNGCDYSSWNPETDDYLTKKYKATKQSMVRGKKANCQALQEEVGLPVKDVALYGMVCRLTHQKGVHYLLPILHEFLKHDVQIVIVGTGDPVLACQLKDIAAQHGDKFAFVEAYSNKLAHWVEAGSDFFLMPSEFEPCGLNQIYSMSYGTLPIVRGVGGLKDSVTDYDENPEQATGFIFTDPTANALLLTLMRSLLLYAQNTPEIRRLQLDAMKKNFCWDDAAKHYLVMYRSTQ, encoded by the coding sequence TGAAGGATTGATCAAAAGTGGTGGCTTGGCGGATGTTGCCAAGGCACTGCCTGAATCCTTGCAAAGATTGAAGCAAGTGGTGAAACTAGCTATTCCAGCTTACAGCCAAATCCCTAATATTGAAGATGCTGAGGTGTTGATTGATACTCAGTTAAATAGTTGGCCACATACTGAATATCAAGTCGTGAGTACCGAAGTATCCGGTGTTCCTGTCTATGCGATTCGTTGTGAGAAATATTTTTCTCGCAAGGAAATGTATGCGGAAAATAACCAAGCTTATACAGACAATGCAGAACGGTTCGCTTTTTTCAGCGCGGCAAGTTTAGACATGCTCCCTAAGCTTGGATTCCAACCTGATATTGTTCATGCGAATGATTGGCACACGGGCCTTGTCCCATACTTCCTGAAAGTTCGTCATCAAGCAGACGCCTTTTATCAAGGCATGAGAAGTGTTATCTCCATTCATAACGCCGTTTTTAAAGGTGTGTTCAGCTACGATGAATTGCAGTCGGTCCCTGAGTTTCACTCTAGACATGTGCCTGAAGCTGCGGTAAGCGATACACATATCACTATGCTGAAAGCTGGAGTGATGTGTGCTGACAAGATCAATGCCGTTAGCCCGACGTACGCGGAAGAGCTTAAGACCGAGCTTGGAAGCCATGGCATGTCTTATGAGTTCAATCGTCGTAAAGACGATTTAGTCGGTATTCTCAATGGATGTGACTATTCATCGTGGAACCCAGAAACGGATGACTACCTGACTAAAAAATACAAAGCGACAAAGCAGAGTATGGTTCGTGGTAAGAAAGCTAATTGCCAAGCCTTACAAGAAGAAGTGGGTTTGCCGGTTAAAGATGTCGCTCTTTATGGGATGGTTTGTCGTCTGACTCATCAAAAGGGTGTTCACTACTTATTACCTATTTTGCATGAGTTTCTTAAGCACGATGTACAAATCGTCATTGTCGGTACGGGTGATCCAGTATTGGCGTGTCAATTGAAGGACATTGCGGCTCAACATGGAGACAAATTCGCATTTGTCGAAGCGTACAGCAATAAGTTGGCTCATTGGGTCGAAGCTGGTTCGGATTTCTTTTTGATGCCGTCTGAGTTTGAGCCCTGTGGCTTGAATCAGATCTATAGTATGTCCTATGGCACACTTCCGATAGTACGCGGGGTGGGCGGTTTAAAAGACAGTGTCACGGATTACGATGAGAACCCTGAACAAGCAACAGGCTTTATCTTTACTGATCCAACGGCAAATGCTCTTTTGCTGACGCTTATGCGTTCACTGTTACTTTATGCGCAAAATACCCCAGAGATTC